In the genome of Bradyrhizobium arachidis, one region contains:
- a CDS encoding DUF6665 family protein, with product MSRDLRPPVDILHYEIVQEQASALGRMGRTLEQALTRLREFDAAHALSETTPSQLARRKLVAEAGHALWMFVVQREATGLRDSRHIMRTYNVPAEVQRCMGLAPAPSKPSAK from the coding sequence ATGTCGCGTGATCTTCGCCCGCCTGTCGATATCCTCCATTACGAGATCGTCCAGGAACAGGCCTCAGCGCTTGGACGGATGGGCCGTACGCTCGAACAGGCGCTGACGCGCTTGCGCGAATTCGACGCTGCTCATGCGCTCTCGGAGACGACGCCCTCGCAACTGGCAAGGCGCAAGCTGGTGGCGGAAGCCGGTCACGCGCTCTGGATGTTCGTGGTGCAACGCGAGGCGACGGGCCTGCGCGACAGCCGCCACATCATGCGCACCTACAACGTCCCCGCCGAGGTGCAGCGCTGCATGGGGCTGGCCCCCGCCCCGTCAAAGCCGAGCGCGAAATGA
- a CDS encoding MATE family efflux transporter, translating to MKDLTHGSIVRHILAMAPPIMLGMVTIMICQLVDLYFVSGLGEAAVAGVAAAGNAGFLVNALLQVLGVGTVALVAHAVGRKDRHDANLIFNQAIAMSLLFGLLTLVMGAALSRLYMRSVAADQATIEAGTTYLLWFMPALALEFAMQVLASAMRATGIVRPAMLVRAVAVAINIALAPVLISGWGTGHALGVAGAGLASSIAVAIGVLMLLVHFRKVERYVVFDPAQWRPQLRHWKRILNVGLPAGGEFVMVFIIMGVGYYVLSIFGPAAQAGFGIGTRVLGLIQMPALAVALAAGPIAGQNFGAGNGARVRETFVKAALVATAVTIVFLILAQAAPGLLLTGFSNDPETMAVASLFVRIISLNMVAQALIFTCSSMFQGLGNTKPVLWTSAIRVLTYSLPSIWLSTWPGFRMEHVWYLSIVTTTLQAALNVWLLRREFTKRLALPLKEAASGQAEARPVAPPVREPA from the coding sequence ATGAAAGACCTGACGCACGGCTCCATCGTGAGACATATCCTGGCCATGGCCCCGCCGATCATGCTCGGCATGGTCACGATCATGATCTGCCAGCTGGTCGATCTGTACTTCGTCTCTGGTCTCGGCGAAGCGGCGGTGGCGGGCGTCGCCGCGGCCGGCAATGCCGGCTTTCTCGTCAACGCGCTGTTGCAGGTGCTCGGCGTCGGCACGGTGGCGCTGGTCGCGCATGCCGTGGGACGCAAGGATCGGCACGATGCCAATCTGATCTTCAACCAGGCGATCGCGATGTCGTTGCTGTTCGGCCTATTGACCCTGGTCATGGGCGCGGCGCTGTCGCGCCTCTACATGCGTTCGGTCGCCGCGGACCAGGCCACGATCGAAGCGGGGACCACATACCTGTTGTGGTTCATGCCGGCGCTCGCGCTGGAATTCGCCATGCAGGTGCTGGCCTCCGCGATGCGCGCCACCGGCATCGTGCGCCCCGCGATGCTGGTGCGGGCCGTCGCGGTCGCGATCAACATCGCACTGGCGCCGGTTCTGATCTCGGGCTGGGGCACCGGCCACGCGCTCGGCGTCGCCGGCGCCGGGCTGGCGAGTTCGATCGCGGTCGCCATCGGCGTCCTGATGCTGCTGGTCCATTTCCGCAAGGTCGAGCGCTATGTCGTCTTCGATCCGGCGCAGTGGCGGCCGCAGCTTCGGCACTGGAAGCGGATCCTCAATGTCGGCCTGCCGGCCGGCGGCGAGTTCGTGATGGTCTTCATCATCATGGGCGTGGGTTATTATGTGCTCAGCATTTTCGGCCCGGCGGCGCAGGCAGGATTTGGCATCGGGACGCGTGTCCTCGGCCTGATCCAGATGCCGGCGCTCGCCGTCGCCCTCGCCGCAGGGCCGATCGCCGGCCAGAATTTCGGTGCCGGCAATGGTGCGCGGGTGCGTGAGACCTTCGTCAAGGCTGCGCTGGTCGCGACTGCCGTGACGATCGTTTTCCTGATACTCGCGCAGGCCGCGCCGGGTCTGTTGCTGACCGGTTTCTCGAACGACCCGGAGACGATGGCGGTTGCCTCGCTGTTTGTGCGCATCATCTCGCTCAACATGGTGGCGCAGGCGCTGATCTTCACCTGCTCCAGCATGTTTCAGGGGCTGGGCAACACCAAGCCGGTGTTGTGGACCTCGGCAATACGGGTCCTCACCTATTCGCTGCCGTCGATCTGGCTCTCGACATGGCCGGGCTTCCGGATGGAGCACGTCTGGTATTTGTCGATCGTGACGACCACGCTGCAGGCGGCCTTGAACGTATGGCTGCTGCGCCGCGAGTTTACGAAGCGCCTTGCCCTGCCGCTGAAGGAGGCGGCGTCCGGGCAGGCGGAGGCTCGACCGGTCGCGCCTCCCGTGCGTGAGCCCGCTTAG
- a CDS encoding histidine phosphatase family protein has product MSIVRYLTHPQVQIDPDVPVPQWGLSPIGRARTEALAQASWLARTTQVISSGERKAIETAEIIAIRLGIMIEIREAMHENDRSATGFLKPAEFEQVADQFFAEPHLSVRGWERAIDAQARIVREAEAVLARNRPGDILFVGHGGVGTLLFCHTAGCPIDRVHDQPAGGGNLFAFARDGRQVVHGWRRMEEVAA; this is encoded by the coding sequence ATGTCCATCGTCCGCTATCTCACCCATCCACAGGTGCAAATCGATCCCGACGTGCCGGTGCCGCAATGGGGCCTGAGCCCGATCGGACGGGCCCGCACCGAAGCGCTGGCGCAGGCAAGCTGGCTGGCGCGCACCACGCAAGTCATCTCCAGCGGCGAGCGCAAGGCGATCGAGACCGCTGAGATCATCGCTATCAGGCTCGGCATCATGATCGAGATCCGCGAGGCCATGCACGAGAACGACCGATCGGCGACCGGCTTCCTGAAGCCGGCTGAGTTCGAACAAGTCGCTGATCAGTTCTTCGCAGAGCCGCATCTCAGCGTTCGCGGCTGGGAGCGCGCGATCGATGCGCAGGCGCGCATCGTGCGCGAGGCCGAAGCCGTGCTGGCGCGCAATCGTCCGGGCGATATTCTTTTCGTCGGCCATGGCGGCGTCGGCACACTGCTGTTCTGCCACACTGCAGGCTGTCCCATCGACCGCGTCCACGATCAGCCGGCCGGCGGCGGCAATTTGTTCGCGTTCGCGCGCGACGGGCGGCAGGTCGTGCATGGCTGGCGCCGGATGGAGGAGGTCGCGGCGTAG
- a CDS encoding HlyD family secretion protein encodes MAVSRDQAARVLRQDTVETTPERAGSEAATENPAALAEQLRSHVAEETKRRTSEAPEKPVTDKPAAPAAADAPKSGKRKFVLMGVGLVLALAAASYAGYYTLVGRFYVSTDDAYVRANNTMLGARVAGHISSVLAGDNTPVKAGDIVFRIDDGDYKIAVDAAATRIATQQATIDRIGRQIAALESQVVQAKAQLVSAEAGLKRADLDYERQQALSSKGFASRATFESSEAGRDQGAAAVKAAQAAYDVAVSNVDVTKAQQAEAQAQLAELKTTLAKAQRDLAFTAVRAPVDGTFSNRLVNAGDFVAVGQRLGNIVPLDDVYIDANFKETQLKRIRAGQPVTIKVDAYGMRKFSGVVDSIAAGAGSVFTLLPPDNATGNFTKIVQRVPVRIRVPKSVARQNLLRAGMSVYATVDTNKGAADADSEVDLDDPTAIHPQ; translated from the coding sequence ATGGCCGTATCGAGAGACCAGGCTGCGCGCGTGCTTCGCCAGGACACGGTGGAGACAACGCCGGAGCGGGCGGGCAGCGAGGCTGCGACCGAAAACCCCGCCGCCCTTGCCGAGCAGTTGCGCTCTCATGTGGCCGAGGAAACCAAGCGCCGCACCAGTGAGGCGCCGGAGAAGCCCGTGACCGACAAGCCGGCTGCACCTGCTGCCGCCGATGCGCCGAAATCCGGCAAGCGCAAATTCGTGCTGATGGGCGTCGGCCTCGTGCTGGCGCTCGCGGCCGCAAGCTATGCCGGCTATTACACGCTGGTCGGCCGCTTCTACGTTTCGACCGACGACGCCTATGTCCGCGCCAACAACACCATGCTGGGCGCGCGCGTTGCCGGCCACATCTCCTCGGTCCTCGCCGGCGACAACACGCCCGTGAAAGCCGGCGACATCGTCTTCCGCATCGACGATGGCGACTACAAGATCGCGGTCGACGCCGCCGCGACCAGGATCGCGACCCAGCAGGCCACCATCGATCGCATCGGCCGCCAGATCGCGGCGCTCGAAAGCCAGGTCGTGCAGGCCAAGGCGCAGCTGGTCTCGGCCGAAGCCGGCCTCAAGCGCGCCGATCTCGACTATGAGCGCCAGCAGGCGCTGAGCAGCAAGGGCTTTGCCTCGCGCGCCACCTTCGAAAGCTCGGAAGCCGGACGCGACCAGGGCGCCGCCGCGGTGAAGGCCGCGCAGGCCGCCTACGACGTCGCGGTCAGCAATGTCGACGTCACCAAGGCGCAGCAGGCCGAAGCGCAGGCGCAGCTCGCCGAGCTCAAGACCACGCTGGCGAAAGCCCAGCGCGATCTCGCCTTCACCGCGGTGCGCGCGCCGGTCGACGGCACGTTCTCCAACCGTCTCGTCAACGCCGGCGATTTCGTCGCGGTCGGCCAGCGTCTTGGCAACATCGTGCCGCTCGACGACGTCTATATCGACGCCAATTTCAAGGAAACGCAGCTCAAGCGCATCCGCGCCGGCCAGCCGGTGACGATCAAGGTCGATGCCTACGGCATGCGCAAGTTCTCCGGCGTGGTCGACAGCATCGCCGCGGGCGCAGGCTCCGTGTTCACGCTGCTGCCGCCCGACAACGCCACCGGCAACTTCACCAAGATCGTGCAGCGCGTGCCGGTCCGCATCCGCGTGCCGAAATCGGTCGCGAGGCAGAACCTGCTGCGCGCCGGCATGTCGGTCTATGCGACCGTCGACACCAACAAGGGCGCGGCCGACGCCGACAGCGAGGTCGATCTCGACGATCCCACCGCGATCCATCCGCAGTAG
- a CDS encoding ABC transporter ATP-binding protein, translating to MTALSKKPAAIRVVLPFVFRHWLKQPGRTLIVAGGLLGATVADLFMPVFSGQLVDALTRGSADLDARHAALVAFGAIVALGAVSVVLRLIGLQAIVPFTLKTMTEVAQDAFMRVQRFSTDWHANSFAGSTVRKITRGMWALDLLNDTILMALAPSLLVLIGSMVLIGLHWASLGAVIAVGALFYVTITVVFSTRYIAPAARVSNAWDTKVGGTLADALTCNAVVKSFGAELREDTRLARVISRWRVRVRRTWFRYNYTAMAQLALLLCLRASVIGGSVLLWMYGHASPGDVTYVLTSYYVIHAYLRDVGMHINNLQRAVNDMDELVAIHDEPIGIVDAAGARPIAIEGGEIVFDDVTFLYGGHRAPLYDGLSVTIRAGERVGLVGRSGSGKTTFVKLVQRLYDVSGGRVLIDEQDIALATQQSLRSQIAIVQQEPILFHRSLAENIAYGRPGASLEAIEQAARLANAHDFILRLPKGYGTLVGERGVKLSGGERQRVALARAFLADAPVLILDEATSSLDSESEALIQQAMERLMKGRTSIVIAHRLSTVRSLDRILVFDRGEIVEQGTHAMLAGKPGGIYRGLFERQVVELGHVAAAE from the coding sequence ATGACCGCTTTGTCAAAGAAGCCCGCGGCGATACGCGTGGTGCTGCCCTTCGTGTTCCGCCACTGGCTGAAGCAGCCGGGGCGCACGCTGATCGTCGCCGGCGGCCTGTTGGGCGCGACCGTCGCCGACCTGTTCATGCCGGTCTTCTCCGGACAACTGGTCGATGCGTTGACGCGCGGTTCAGCCGACCTCGATGCGCGCCACGCCGCGCTGGTCGCATTCGGCGCCATCGTGGCGCTCGGTGCAGTCTCCGTGGTGCTCCGGCTGATCGGCCTCCAGGCCATCGTGCCGTTCACGCTGAAGACCATGACGGAGGTGGCGCAGGACGCGTTCATGCGCGTGCAGCGTTTCTCGACCGATTGGCACGCCAACTCCTTCGCCGGCTCCACCGTGCGCAAGATCACGCGCGGCATGTGGGCGCTCGACCTGCTCAACGACACCATCCTGATGGCGTTGGCGCCGTCTTTGCTGGTGCTGATCGGCTCCATGGTCCTGATCGGCCTGCACTGGGCCTCGCTCGGCGCGGTGATCGCGGTGGGCGCGCTGTTCTACGTCACCATCACCGTGGTGTTCTCGACGCGGTACATCGCGCCGGCCGCGCGCGTCTCCAACGCCTGGGACACCAAGGTCGGCGGCACGCTGGCGGATGCGTTGACCTGCAACGCCGTGGTGAAATCCTTCGGCGCGGAGCTACGCGAGGATACGCGGCTCGCCCGCGTCATCAGCCGCTGGCGCGTTCGGGTGCGGCGGACCTGGTTCCGCTACAACTACACCGCCATGGCGCAGCTTGCGCTGCTGCTGTGCCTGCGGGCGTCGGTGATCGGCGGCTCGGTGCTGCTGTGGATGTACGGGCACGCCTCGCCCGGCGACGTCACCTATGTGCTGACGAGCTATTACGTCATCCACGCCTATCTGCGCGACGTCGGCATGCACATCAACAACCTCCAGCGTGCCGTGAACGACATGGACGAACTCGTGGCGATCCATGACGAGCCGATCGGGATCGTCGATGCCGCGGGCGCCCGGCCGATCGCGATCGAGGGCGGCGAGATCGTGTTCGATGACGTCACGTTCCTCTATGGCGGCCATCGCGCGCCGCTATACGACGGACTGTCGGTCACGATCCGCGCCGGCGAGCGCGTCGGCCTGGTCGGCCGCTCCGGCTCCGGCAAGACGACCTTCGTCAAGCTGGTGCAGCGGCTCTATGACGTCTCCGGTGGTCGTGTGCTGATCGACGAGCAGGACATCGCGCTGGCGACGCAGCAATCGCTGCGCAGCCAGATCGCGATCGTGCAGCAGGAGCCGATCCTGTTCCACCGCTCGCTCGCCGAGAACATTGCCTATGGCCGGCCCGGCGCCAGCCTGGAAGCGATCGAGCAGGCGGCGCGGCTCGCCAATGCGCACGACTTCATCCTGCGCCTGCCGAAGGGCTACGGCACGCTGGTCGGCGAGCGCGGCGTGAAATTGTCGGGCGGCGAGCGGCAGCGCGTGGCGCTGGCGCGTGCCTTCCTGGCGGATGCGCCGGTGCTGATCCTGGACGAGGCGACCTCGAGCCTCGATTCGGAATCGGAGGCGCTGATCCAGCAGGCGATGGAGCGGCTGATGAAGGGCCGCACCTCGATCGTGATCGCGCACCGGCTGTCGACGGTGAGGAGCCTCGATCGGATCCTGGTGTTCGACCGTGGCGAGATCGTCGAGCAAGGCACCCATGCCATGCTCGCGGGCAAGCCGGGCGGCATCTATCGCGGCCTGTTCGAGCGCCAGGTGGTGGAGCTCGGGCACGTCGCGGCAGCGGAGTGA
- a CDS encoding sulfite exporter TauE/SafE family protein: METLTYVLLLFGALAGGFVSGLAGFGTALMALGIWLYVLPPSLAVPLVLICSVIAQTSTLPSMWKSFDLSLVWPFLIGGLIGVPLGTMMVASADPKVFKLSVGVLILIFSSALYLNKRPLAVKFGGRIADGAIGFAGGILGGLAGLSGPLPILWANIRGWNKHERRGIFQLFNFTVLAAALVLQTASGLVAFKVVWLAAVAFPGTLIGAWAGARVYHALNDKHFGDVVLGLLFLSGLTLVWNSIGAI; encoded by the coding sequence TTGGAAACGCTCACCTACGTGCTGCTGCTGTTCGGCGCGCTGGCCGGAGGCTTCGTCTCGGGGCTGGCCGGATTCGGCACGGCGCTGATGGCGCTCGGCATCTGGCTCTACGTGCTGCCGCCCTCGCTCGCGGTGCCCCTGGTGCTGATCTGCTCGGTGATCGCGCAGACCTCGACGCTGCCGTCGATGTGGAAGAGTTTTGACCTGTCGCTGGTCTGGCCATTCCTGATCGGAGGATTGATCGGCGTGCCGCTCGGCACCATGATGGTCGCTTCCGCCGATCCCAAAGTGTTTAAGCTGAGCGTCGGCGTGCTGATCCTGATCTTTTCATCGGCGCTCTACCTGAACAAGAGACCGCTCGCCGTCAAATTCGGCGGCCGCATCGCCGACGGCGCGATCGGATTTGCCGGCGGCATTTTGGGCGGCCTCGCCGGACTGTCCGGGCCGCTGCCGATCCTGTGGGCCAATATCCGCGGCTGGAACAAGCATGAGCGGCGCGGCATCTTCCAGCTCTTCAATTTCACCGTGCTCGCAGCCGCGCTGGTGTTGCAGACCGCCTCGGGTCTCGTTGCATTCAAGGTGGTCTGGCTCGCAGCCGTCGCCTTTCCGGGCACGCTGATCGGCGCATGGGCCGGCGCCCGCGTCTATCACGCGCTGAACGACAAGCACTTTGGCGACGTCGTGCTCGGCCTGTTGTTCCTGTCGGGCCTGACGCTCGTCTGGAACAGCATTGGCGCAATTTAG
- a CDS encoding DHA2 family efflux MFS transporter permease subunit — MANATTASSAMMANPAEERIAPKRLFAFIIMVFGMFMSILDIQIVSASLSEIQAGLSASSSEVSWVQTAYLIAEVIAIPLSGFLSRAFGTRLLFAISAAGFTFSSLLCGFATTIEEMILWRALQGFLGAGMIPTVFASAYTVFPRTKFHIVGPIIGLVATLAPTIGPTVGGYITDLMSWNWLFFINVVPGIAITLGVLALVDFDEPHFELLDRFDWWGLLFMAGFLGTLEYVLEEGPQYEWMQDTSVAICAWICAISAIAFFWRVFTAAEPIVNLRTFSNRNFAIGCVLQFCIGIGLYGLTYIYPRYLAEVRGYSALMIGETMFVSGITMFLVAPLVGRLMVKFDMRYMIAFGLVVFAIGSYQMTWITRDYDFYELLVPQILRGIGMMFAMVPTNNIALGTLAPDRVKNASGLFNLMRNLGGAVGLAVINTVLNDRTDLHITRLQERVHWGNATATETLTMLQQKFQGLGDSTLMAMKQLSQIVHRQAVVMSFGDAFFMLTLFYLGLSVLVTLLNKPASLAGGGDAH; from the coding sequence ATGGCCAACGCCACCACCGCTTCCTCCGCCATGATGGCGAACCCCGCCGAAGAGCGCATCGCGCCGAAGCGGCTGTTCGCGTTCATCATCATGGTGTTCGGGATGTTCATGTCGATCCTGGACATCCAGATCGTCTCGGCGTCTTTGAGTGAAATCCAGGCCGGCCTGTCGGCGAGCTCTAGCGAAGTCTCCTGGGTCCAGACCGCCTATCTGATCGCCGAAGTCATCGCGATCCCGCTGTCCGGATTTCTGTCGCGCGCGTTCGGCACGCGGCTGTTGTTCGCGATCTCGGCGGCTGGCTTCACCTTCTCGAGCCTGCTCTGTGGCTTCGCCACCACCATCGAGGAGATGATCCTCTGGCGCGCGCTGCAGGGATTCCTCGGCGCCGGCATGATCCCGACCGTTTTCGCCTCGGCCTACACGGTGTTCCCGCGCACGAAATTCCATATCGTCGGCCCGATCATCGGGCTTGTTGCGACGCTGGCTCCCACGATCGGCCCGACGGTCGGCGGCTACATCACCGACCTGATGTCCTGGAACTGGCTGTTCTTCATCAATGTCGTTCCCGGCATCGCCATCACGCTGGGCGTGCTGGCGCTGGTCGATTTCGACGAGCCGCATTTCGAGCTGCTCGACCGCTTCGACTGGTGGGGCCTGTTGTTCATGGCCGGCTTCCTCGGCACGCTCGAATATGTGCTGGAGGAAGGCCCGCAATATGAATGGATGCAGGACACCTCAGTGGCGATCTGCGCCTGGATCTGCGCGATCTCCGCGATCGCGTTCTTCTGGCGCGTGTTCACCGCGGCCGAGCCGATCGTCAATTTGCGCACCTTCTCCAACCGCAATTTCGCGATCGGCTGTGTGCTCCAGTTCTGCATCGGCATCGGCCTCTACGGCCTGACCTACATCTATCCGCGCTATCTCGCCGAGGTGCGCGGCTACAGCGCGCTGATGATCGGCGAGACCATGTTCGTCTCCGGCATCACCATGTTCCTGGTCGCGCCGCTGGTCGGCCGGCTCATGGTCAAGTTCGACATGCGCTACATGATTGCGTTCGGTCTCGTCGTTTTCGCGATCGGCTCCTACCAGATGACCTGGATCACCCGCGACTACGATTTCTACGAGCTGCTGGTGCCGCAGATCCTGCGCGGCATCGGCATGATGTTCGCGATGGTGCCGACCAACAACATCGCGCTCGGCACGCTGGCGCCCGACCGGGTCAAGAACGCCAGCGGCCTGTTCAACCTGATGCGCAATCTCGGCGGCGCGGTCGGGCTCGCCGTCATCAACACCGTGCTCAACGACCGCACCGATCTGCACATCACGCGCCTGCAGGAACGCGTGCACTGGGGTAACGCCACCGCGACCGAGACGCTGACCATGCTCCAGCAGAAATTCCAGGGGCTCGGCGATTCCACGCTGATGGCGATGAAGCAGCTCAGCCAAATCGTGCACCGCCAGGCCGTGGTGATGAGCTTTGGCGATGCCTTCTTCATGCTGACGCTGTTCTATCTCGGCCTCAGCGTGCTGGTGACGCTGCTGAACAAGCCGGCCTCGCTGGCCGGCGGTGGCGACGCGCATTGA
- a CDS encoding TetR/AcrR family transcriptional regulator — protein MVVVDREHLRVVQEEDSTKRRQILDGARKVFMDLGFDGASMGEIARAAQVSKGTLYVYFADKCALFEAILEQEALQHGQVVFNFDPARDAETTLKDFGRAYIHLLCRPGGGSAIRTVMAIAERMPDVGRRYYARVLDKTINRLSDYLKAHVASGNLRIDDCDLAASQFMELCKASLFLPFVFQAAPAPSEARMTEVVDSATRMFLAAYQAK, from the coding sequence ATGGTTGTAGTCGACCGCGAACATCTCCGCGTCGTCCAAGAGGAGGACAGCACCAAGCGCCGCCAGATCCTGGACGGGGCCCGCAAGGTGTTCATGGATCTCGGTTTTGACGGCGCCAGCATGGGCGAGATCGCGCGCGCCGCGCAGGTCTCGAAGGGCACGCTCTACGTCTACTTCGCCGACAAATGCGCGCTGTTCGAAGCCATCCTCGAGCAGGAGGCGCTCCAGCACGGCCAGGTCGTGTTCAATTTCGATCCCGCGCGCGATGCCGAGACCACGCTGAAGGATTTTGGACGGGCCTACATCCACCTGCTCTGCCGGCCCGGCGGCGGATCGGCGATCCGCACCGTGATGGCGATCGCCGAGCGCATGCCCGATGTCGGCCGCCGCTATTATGCGCGGGTGCTGGACAAGACCATCAACCGCCTCTCCGATTATCTGAAGGCCCACGTCGCCTCCGGCAATCTCAGGATCGACGATTGCGACCTCGCGGCCTCGCAATTCATGGAACTGTGCAAGGCCTCGCTCTTTCTTCCCTTCGTCTTCCAGGCCGCGCCCGCGCCGTCGGAAGCGCGCATGACCGAGGTCGTCGACAGCGCGACGCGGATGTTTCTGGCGGCGTATCAGGCGAAATAG
- a CDS encoding PLP-dependent aminotransferase family protein, with amino-acid sequence MDWTPTISELSGPRYQRIVEAMEADIAAGRLVRGQQLPTQRALAKALGIDLTTVTRAYTEARRRGIMEARVGQGSFVSETSARRAVDLPHPVAIDLSMNVPPHPLEAQLDERIIAGMEALRAQSGLTAFLNYQPPSGSAHEREVAARWMRARVPHAHADRLVIFPGAQTILFNLLAHLARPGDVVLTEALTFPGIKAAAARLGVKLVSVAMDDGGLLPDALAKACRTHSPRAVYLIPTLHNPTTATLAPERRDAIAKIIRDADTILIEDDAYGLLDRSASPIANLIPERTYLATTLSKCIAPALRVAYLVTPDNDAQLQMRSSLQATVQMPAPLMVALVTHWIETGIADRIITAIRNEAVGRQQLAQRALKGFQFLAKPAAHHLWLRLPDGRPDIAAHLLRNGLAVVAGDAFTVDGMPPHAARVSLGAARNRAELTEALRILVGALHKPADTRQIV; translated from the coding sequence ATGGATTGGACTCCTACAATCTCCGAGCTGAGCGGGCCGCGCTACCAGCGCATCGTCGAGGCCATGGAAGCCGACATCGCCGCCGGCCGGCTGGTGCGCGGCCAGCAGCTGCCGACTCAGCGCGCGCTGGCCAAAGCGCTCGGCATCGATCTCACCACGGTGACGCGCGCCTATACCGAGGCGCGGCGCCGCGGCATCATGGAAGCGCGCGTCGGACAAGGCTCGTTCGTGTCGGAGACCAGCGCGCGCCGCGCGGTCGACCTGCCGCATCCCGTCGCGATCGACCTCTCGATGAACGTGCCGCCGCATCCGCTGGAGGCACAGCTCGACGAGCGCATCATTGCGGGAATGGAAGCTCTCCGCGCGCAATCGGGCCTGACCGCGTTCCTGAACTACCAGCCGCCCAGCGGCAGCGCGCATGAGCGCGAGGTCGCTGCACGCTGGATGCGCGCACGCGTGCCGCACGCCCATGCCGACAGGCTGGTGATCTTTCCCGGCGCGCAGACCATCCTGTTCAACCTGCTGGCTCATCTGGCGCGGCCCGGCGATGTCGTGCTCACCGAGGCCCTCACCTTCCCCGGCATCAAGGCGGCCGCGGCGCGGCTCGGCGTCAAGCTCGTCAGTGTCGCCATGGATGACGGCGGCCTCCTGCCCGATGCGCTGGCAAAGGCTTGCCGCACGCACAGCCCGAGGGCCGTCTATCTCATCCCGACACTGCACAATCCGACCACCGCGACGCTTGCCCCCGAGCGCCGTGACGCCATCGCCAAGATCATCCGCGATGCCGATACGATTCTGATCGAGGATGATGCCTACGGCCTGCTCGACCGCTCGGCATCGCCGATCGCAAACCTCATTCCCGAGCGGACGTATCTCGCAACGACGCTGTCAAAATGCATCGCGCCGGCGCTGCGCGTCGCTTATCTCGTGACGCCCGATAACGACGCGCAGCTTCAGATGCGCAGCTCCTTGCAGGCGACCGTGCAGATGCCGGCGCCGCTGATGGTCGCGCTGGTGACGCACTGGATCGAGACCGGCATTGCCGACCGGATCATCACCGCGATCCGCAACGAAGCCGTCGGACGCCAGCAACTGGCGCAGCGGGCGCTGAAAGGTTTCCAATTCCTGGCCAAGCCCGCCGCCCATCATCTGTGGCTGCGGCTCCCGGACGGCCGCCCCGACATCGCGGCGCATCTGTTGCGCAACGGACTTGCGGTGGTCGCCGGCGATGCCTTCACCGTGGACGGTATGCCGCCGCATGCCGCGCGCGTCTCGCTGGGCGCGGCGCGCAACAGGGCGGAATTGACGGAGGCGTTGCGCATCCTGGTCGGCGCGCTGCACAAGCCCGCCGACACCAGGCAGATCGTCTAG